Proteins co-encoded in one Scomber scombrus chromosome 14, fScoSco1.1, whole genome shotgun sequence genomic window:
- the mrpl22 gene encoding 39S ribosomal protein L22, mitochondrial, with translation MAATATTGRGMAVVRSITRLLHSRLPVLVGGPQQLSCFHTSTSLEAKNWERKNLQVFPPQLPDEPRRPAEVFHSRRQIKYSKDKMWYLAKMIQGMSIDQAVAQLEFNDKKGAKIMKEVLLEAQEKAVKNHNVEYKSNLYVAESYSGKGKYLKRIRYHGRGMFGIMEKVYCNYFVKLVEGSPPKTEEKTSFDQAKEYVERLKNRTIIHSL, from the exons ATGGCAGCCACCGCTACGACAGGTCGAG GTATGGCTGTTGTTAGGAGTATAACCAGGCTGCTACACTCAAG gTTACCGGTTCTGGTTGGTGGCCCTCAGCAGCTCTCATGCTTCCACACCAGCACATCATTGGAGGCAAAGAACTGGGAGAGGAAGAACCTACAGGTGTTTCCTCCGCAGCTTCCAGACGAGCCCCGCAGACCAGCT GAAGTTTTCCACTCCAGGAGACAGATTAAATACAGCAAAGACAAGATGTGGTACCTCGCAAAAATG aTCCAGGGGATGAGCATCGACCAGGCCGTCGCTCAGCTGGAGTTCAACGACAAGAAAGGAGCTAAGATCATGAAAGAG GTTCTTCTGGAAGCTCAGGAGAAGGCGGTGAAGAATCACAACGTAGAGTATAAATCTAACCTGTATGTAG CCGAGTCCTACTCCGGCAAAGGGAAGTACCTGAAGCGGATCCGTTACCATGGCAGAGGGATGTTTGGCATCATGGAGAAAGTTTACTGTAACTACTTTGTTAAACTGGTGGAGGGATCGCCTCCTAAGACGGAGGAGAAGACGAGCTTCGACCAGGCTAAAGAGTACGTGGAGAGGCTGAAGAACCGAACCATCATCCACAGTCTATAG